A single Carnobacterium alterfunditum DSM 5972 DNA region contains:
- a CDS encoding DUF2798 domain-containing protein gives MYHEWLFYLYSLILQSTIIKEVKENRLPHNAKEGMLYGIIICSITVLIMSTVNISLEFGKLDTEVLMIILKSFPIILIIAMLLEVLVFGRIAEKLVHIFSNDTDGFNAKTLFNILFTVIGMSLTMTVIGTMIGKGFTLASFKALSHWPRNFSIALFCELLIAQPPARLVMKKIHLRQESKLIVKDNSSIDFD, from the coding sequence GTGTATCACGAATGGCTTTTTTATTTGTATAGCTTAATCTTACAATCCACGATTATTAAAGAAGTTAAAGAAAACAGATTGCCTCATAATGCCAAAGAAGGAATGTTATATGGTATCATTATTTGTTCAATAACTGTCTTAATTATGAGTACAGTAAATATTAGTCTAGAATTTGGTAAGCTTGATACAGAAGTACTTATGATTATCCTTAAGTCTTTTCCAATCATTTTGATTATTGCCATGTTATTAGAAGTACTCGTTTTTGGGCGAATTGCAGAAAAATTAGTCCATATTTTTTCTAATGATACTGATGGATTTAATGCGAAAACGTTATTTAACATCCTTTTTACTGTAATTGGTATGTCTCTGACTATGACAGTAATTGGCACTATGATCGGTAAGGGGTTCACCTTAGCTTCATTTAAGGCATTATCACATTGGCCTAGAAATTTTTCTATTGCTTTATTTTGTGAACTTTTAATTGCACAGCCTCCTGCAAGATTAGTTATGAAAAAAATACATTTACGTCAGGAAAGTAAATTGATTGTAAAAGATAATTCTTCAATAGATTTCGATTGA
- a CDS encoding IS30 family transposase, with product MTYTHITMDELVMIEAYYHQGIPVAKIAAYLNRTRTPINNVIRFFRAGHTAFEYYLRYKKNKKQCGREKVVLPEEQHLYIKEKVAEGWTPDVIIGRKEMTIDCSVRTLYRQFKEKTFDEATLPMKGKRKPNGHQERRGRQAYKRNISERIIDYPTFKEEFGHIEGDTIVGVRHKSAVITLVEILSKAIITLKPKGRKACDIESAMNQWFQSIPKKLFKSITFDCGKEFSNWKSLCNQHDVAIYFADPGTPSQRALNENSNGLLRKDGLPKEMDFNEVDQAFVSSVAHKRNIIPRKSLNYQTPLEVFMSYMDEDILYSLI from the coding sequence ATGACCTATACCCATATTACCATGGATGAACTAGTGATGATAGAAGCTTATTACCATCAAGGTATTCCAGTTGCTAAAATAGCTGCTTACTTGAATCGTACTCGAACACCGATTAATAATGTTATCAGGTTCTTCAGAGCAGGACATACAGCTTTCGAGTATTACCTACGGTATAAGAAAAACAAGAAGCAGTGTGGACGCGAAAAAGTTGTTTTACCAGAAGAACAACATCTTTATATCAAGGAAAAAGTAGCTGAAGGCTGGACGCCTGATGTCATTATTGGCCGTAAAGAAATGACAATAGACTGTTCCGTACGAACACTTTATAGACAATTTAAAGAAAAAACATTCGATGAAGCTACCCTTCCAATGAAAGGGAAAAGAAAGCCTAACGGACATCAAGAACGTAGAGGTAGACAAGCTTATAAACGAAATATCTCTGAAAGAATAATAGATTATCCAACATTTAAAGAAGAATTTGGTCATATCGAAGGAGATACCATTGTAGGTGTCCGCCACAAAAGTGCGGTCATTACTCTAGTAGAGATTTTATCGAAAGCTATCATTACCTTAAAGCCCAAAGGGCGTAAAGCCTGCGACATTGAGAGTGCTATGAATCAATGGTTCCAATCCATACCAAAAAAATTATTCAAATCAATTACTTTTGATTGCGGTAAGGAGTTCTCCAACTGGAAATCTTTGTGCAACCAGCATGATGTCGCTATCTACTTCGCTGACCCTGGAACGCCTTCACAACGAGCTTTAAACGAGAATTCTAATGGGCTTCTTCGAAAAGATGGATTGCCAAAAGAAATGGATTTCAACGAAGTTGATCAGGCTTTCGTATCGTCTGTTGCACACAAACGGAATATAATTCCAAGAAAGTCATTAAATTACCAAACACCGCTGGAAGTTTTTATGAGTTACATGGATGAAGATATTTTGTATAGCTTAATTTGA
- the dhaM gene encoding dihydroxyacetone kinase phosphoryl donor subunit DhaM, giving the protein MMNKEYGVLLVSHVADIADGLAKLIGEVAKDVTIKSAGGTPEGGIGTSFDKIEEALSSFEEKTVLAFYDLGSAKMNLELAIETSDKTVRLYDTAFVESAYTAAALLQAEAPIEAIEEQLSALEIK; this is encoded by the coding sequence ATGATGAATAAAGAATATGGTGTATTGCTTGTTTCTCATGTAGCCGACATCGCTGACGGTTTAGCTAAATTAATTGGTGAAGTAGCTAAAGACGTCACAATAAAAAGCGCCGGCGGAACGCCAGAAGGTGGAATTGGCACAAGTTTTGATAAAATCGAAGAAGCATTATCTTCTTTTGAAGAAAAAACAGTTCTTGCTTTTTATGATTTAGGTAGTGCCAAAATGAATCTAGAACTAGCTATTGAAACTTCTGATAAAACGGTTCGTTTATACGATACTGCTTTTGTTGAAAGTGCTTATACAGCAGCAGCTTTGTTGCAAGCAGAAGCACCTATAGAAGCTATTGAAGAGCAATTAAGTGCCTTAGAAATAAAATAA
- the dhaL gene encoding dihydroxyacetone kinase subunit DhaL, producing the protein MNQETAKKWLELFIEQLLENKAYLSELDTAIGDGDHGNNLARGANALAEVLQTKEFETLTDLLKTTGMTLVSKVGGASGPLLGSAFISMAKASQDSDDLATVLEAGLEGIQKRGKAAAGEKTMVDEWIPVVDAVKANKLTVALIDEILEKTKNMKATKGRASYLGDRSIGHIDPGAMSSNYLFKTMIEAGVYDE; encoded by the coding sequence TTGAATCAAGAAACAGCAAAAAAATGGCTTGAACTCTTTATTGAACAACTCTTAGAAAATAAAGCGTATCTCAGTGAATTAGATACCGCGATTGGTGATGGAGATCATGGTAACAACCTTGCTCGCGGAGCTAACGCTTTAGCAGAGGTATTACAAACAAAAGAATTTGAAACGTTAACTGATCTTCTAAAAACAACTGGAATGACTTTGGTCAGTAAGGTCGGGGGCGCTTCTGGACCGCTTCTGGGCTCTGCTTTTATTAGTATGGCTAAGGCTAGCCAAGACAGTGATGACTTAGCCACAGTCTTAGAAGCTGGATTAGAAGGTATTCAAAAGCGTGGTAAGGCTGCCGCAGGTGAAAAAACAATGGTAGACGAATGGATCCCAGTTGTTGATGCGGTCAAAGCAAACAAGTTGACCGTTGCTTTGATTGATGAGATTCTTGAAAAAACTAAAAACATGAAAGCAACTAAAGGACGCGCTTCTTATTTAGGCGATCGTTCTATCGGTCACATTGACCCTGGTGCTATGTCTAGCAACTATCTATTTAAGACAATGATAGAAGCAGGTGTTTATGATGAATAA
- the dhaK gene encoding dihydroxyacetone kinase subunit DhaK: protein MKKIINDPSNILDEMLNGLVFAYEELVERLPETSVIHRKVEQSGKVGLVSGGGSGHEPSHAGFVGKGMLSAAVCGEVFTSPTPDQILEGIKASDEGKGVFLIIKNYSGDVMNFDMAKELAEMEDIKVDYVIVNDDIAVEDSTYTAGKRGIAGTVLVHKILGAAAEKGLSLEEIKLLADKLIPAVKSLGVALNPATVPEVGKPGFELEADEIEFGVGIHGEPGYRREKLQPSAALAQELVNKLKKEFQWQSGDSFAILINGMGATPLMEQFIFMNDVKQLLGDEGLTLAFRKVGDYMTSIDMEGLSLTLVKLEDSNWLEYLNAPVTTIAW from the coding sequence ATGAAAAAAATCATCAATGATCCATCGAATATCTTAGATGAAATGTTAAACGGTTTAGTCTTTGCATATGAAGAGTTAGTTGAGCGATTACCTGAGACGTCTGTTATTCATCGTAAAGTTGAGCAATCTGGAAAAGTTGGTTTAGTGAGTGGCGGCGGAAGCGGACACGAACCATCTCATGCCGGTTTTGTTGGAAAAGGAATGCTTTCAGCTGCTGTATGTGGTGAAGTATTCACATCTCCAACTCCTGATCAAATTTTAGAAGGCATTAAGGCTAGCGATGAAGGAAAAGGTGTGTTTTTAATTATTAAAAATTACTCTGGAGATGTCATGAATTTTGATATGGCAAAAGAGTTAGCAGAGATGGAAGATATTAAAGTTGATTATGTCATAGTAAATGATGATATCGCTGTTGAAGACAGCACATATACTGCTGGAAAACGTGGTATCGCAGGCACTGTTTTAGTCCATAAGATATTAGGCGCTGCTGCTGAAAAAGGCTTATCTTTAGAAGAAATCAAACTATTAGCAGATAAACTTATTCCTGCTGTAAAATCTTTAGGTGTTGCTTTAAATCCTGCTACAGTACCCGAAGTCGGTAAACCAGGTTTTGAATTAGAAGCCGACGAAATCGAATTTGGGGTAGGTATCCACGGCGAACCTGGCTACCGTAGAGAAAAGCTTCAACCTTCAGCTGCATTAGCTCAAGAACTCGTGAACAAATTGAAAAAAGAATTCCAATGGCAATCAGGGGACTCTTTTGCGATCTTAATTAATGGCATGGGTGCCACTCCACTGATGGAACAATTTATTTTCATGAACGATGTGAAACAACTGTTGGGGGATGAAGGGTTAACTTTAGCCTTTAGAAAAGTTGGCGACTATATGACCTCAATTGATATGGAAGGTTTATCTCTTACTTTAGTCAAACTAGAAGATTCTAACTGGTTAGAGTACCTAAATGCACCTGTAACAACTATTGCTTGGTAA
- a CDS encoding DUF7309 domain-containing protein yields MNNQMQLYSLVKKLYQANLWEDYWDNDIIGIQLPDRKDPVFISILGKAEQNFGILIYRNLEELSYFFETSKRAENREFSSVMEMLQTRKCISLDFEDRQEIPKEEYEKIKASGITFRGKKAWPVFTDYKPGYYPYMIDESDVLFLIAIFEKLVETANDFRNSLQLYEKEQSIYKMLMRTYKKDGLYEDSFYTVPEVVLEGLLANEIDHAPIKLTEFEMRRANNQKRKNTIWELDIDFIGVPVVPADGGRPTFPCLLIVADTKDGEIICSEFIKLRDIEKIQRIVIQLILAQNGRPPKIVIDADRHLKIAVYLEKLLTALDIELVPIQKLPLLSVAKQDMLEYFED; encoded by the coding sequence ATGAATAATCAAATGCAATTGTATTCACTTGTAAAAAAGCTTTACCAAGCTAATCTTTGGGAAGATTATTGGGATAATGATATCATTGGTATACAATTGCCTGATCGTAAAGATCCAGTTTTTATTTCTATTTTAGGAAAAGCCGAACAAAACTTTGGGATTTTGATTTATCGTAATCTGGAAGAATTATCTTATTTTTTTGAAACAAGTAAGCGGGCTGAGAATCGCGAATTCAGCTCAGTAATGGAAATGCTCCAAACTCGGAAATGTATTTCTTTAGACTTTGAAGATCGTCAAGAAATTCCAAAAGAAGAATATGAAAAAATAAAAGCCAGCGGCATAACTTTTAGGGGGAAAAAAGCTTGGCCAGTGTTTACGGATTATAAACCAGGATATTATCCTTATATGATAGATGAAAGTGATGTGCTTTTTCTGATAGCTATTTTTGAAAAGTTGGTTGAAACAGCAAATGATTTTCGGAATTCCCTGCAATTATATGAAAAAGAACAATCAATTTATAAAATGTTAATGCGCACGTATAAAAAAGATGGTTTATATGAAGATAGTTTTTATACGGTGCCTGAAGTAGTTTTAGAAGGATTATTAGCTAATGAGATAGATCACGCTCCTATCAAACTGACAGAATTTGAGATGAGACGAGCAAATAATCAAAAAAGGAAAAATACGATTTGGGAATTAGACATAGACTTTATTGGAGTACCAGTTGTTCCAGCAGATGGAGGACGTCCGACATTTCCTTGTTTATTAATTGTTGCAGATACTAAAGATGGTGAAATTATTTGTAGTGAATTCATTAAATTAAGGGATATTGAAAAAATTCAGCGAATCGTGATCCAGCTGATTTTGGCACAAAACGGAAGACCTCCTAAGATCGTCATCGATGCTGACCGTCATCTTAAAATTGCTGTTTATTTAGAAAAACTATTAACAGCTTTGGACATCGAATTGGTTCCAATCCAGAAACTGCCGCTATTATCTGTTGCTAAGCAAGATATGTTAGAATACTTTGAAGATTAA
- a CDS encoding NAD(P)H-dependent oxidoreductase, whose product MKTLVIISHPEMMESGSQQYLLSSIPEGKDITIHHLESVYPDFKLDVEMEQALLKEHERIIFQFPFYWYSAPALLKKWQDEVLTDGFAYGKRGKALTGKEFGLVMSIGVKEEEYQPGGREGFSIDELTKPFQAMALKTGMVFLKTLPIFQFSYLTEEQKMNLLIRYQQYLTREKEDSLKAREKWFIQELKSTDTSKLNDGDQFVLNQAIEFIEENRDTIDELKIVLDQME is encoded by the coding sequence ATGAAAACACTAGTGATTATATCTCATCCTGAGATGATGGAGTCAGGAAGTCAACAATATTTGCTGAGCTCTATTCCTGAGGGTAAGGACATAACTATCCATCACTTGGAATCTGTTTATCCTGATTTCAAGTTAGATGTAGAAATGGAACAAGCATTGTTAAAGGAACACGAACGGATTATTTTTCAATTTCCTTTTTACTGGTATAGTGCTCCCGCATTATTAAAAAAATGGCAAGATGAGGTACTGACGGATGGCTTTGCATATGGTAAAAGAGGGAAAGCTCTAACTGGTAAGGAATTTGGATTAGTAATGAGCATCGGTGTAAAAGAAGAAGAATACCAACCTGGGGGACGTGAAGGATTCAGTATCGATGAGCTGACAAAACCCTTTCAAGCCATGGCTCTTAAGACAGGAATGGTATTTCTTAAAACGCTTCCTATCTTTCAATTTAGTTACTTGACAGAAGAGCAAAAAATGAATTTATTGATACGTTATCAACAGTATTTAACTCGTGAAAAAGAGGATAGTTTAAAAGCTCGAGAAAAGTGGTTTATTCAAGAATTGAAATCGACAGATACGAGCAAATTAAATGATGGAGACCAGTTTGTTCTAAACCAAGCAATTGAATTTATTGAAGAAAATCGTGATACGATCGATGAATTGAAAATCGTTTTAGATCAAATGGAGTAG
- a CDS encoding AraC family transcriptional regulator, whose product MKRESAADYDIKMENVRYSAPQRYYGTRILFVIRGSATISFGGRNYEMEESDILVVNRTNNYSVMGSEDNCIISLSISSQFFVAHYKEYFHYNFACFSKELDTGREGVIAQLRHLVAEIMIADSRKEEGNSLEIRSNLYQIMLMMTRFFKKEAPHWKGVDTSDERIARIIQLIEQRYAEPLTLSELAEYENLSSSYLSRYFKQMTGMGFLNYLNRVRIKHSLDDLLYTSDNLFQIAMKNGFSTAKNYTVVFKTVYQQTPAQYRKEHQHEQLEQHEALINKVEAKTVLDSPTILDRLASYLDVGIDQSYTIDEDHLEERRITLNSNEGQELKREKHIVFIGELKELLNENVKKQLVLAKQQLRVDFVGIQKIFEETILSTESELTEVSISLPIYTNTDIVLQFLKEQGIYLFLKLDYKQISQNEDFYIKKIDQFIQHALQVFGRDFVEKWQILFYSKEGNSVTSTELERIYLKVWQVIKHKSKKMKVGTFFPFDEKQEQLPENQQWQIKHADKIEFIGYETDQNEVINFDDINVEEFAKSHRYIRDKTKKAKLFMSQHQMDRPMFLVNWNILTGNTRYINGTFFRGALILKKILELEGEVEGIGFWINNEIHERMQDCSNNLVDSLDLFHFFNEKHPTFYTMRFKERLRGTVAARGTDYIMTENEDGYQLIIFNERQFSPRYSIDELFVKNRSKELHIYLTGIKPGNYQIRTLKFDRDNGGLYPKWWNLNSKYGIDHELMDHIVQSISPSLDIKDEYLNEEWSFYALLNTNAIHLIEFRKAID is encoded by the coding sequence ATGAAAAGAGAAAGCGCAGCAGATTATGACATTAAAATGGAAAATGTCCGTTATTCTGCTCCTCAGCGGTATTATGGAACAAGAATTTTATTTGTAATCAGAGGATCGGCAACTATTTCATTTGGAGGACGCAATTATGAAATGGAAGAAAGTGATATTTTAGTTGTTAATCGAACAAATAATTATTCTGTAATGGGAAGTGAAGATAATTGCATTATTTCACTTAGTATTTCTAGTCAGTTTTTTGTGGCACATTATAAAGAATATTTTCATTATAATTTTGCCTGCTTTTCAAAAGAACTAGATACTGGCAGAGAAGGCGTGATTGCTCAATTAAGACATTTGGTAGCTGAGATCATGATCGCTGATTCAAGAAAAGAAGAAGGAAATTCATTAGAAATTCGCAGCAATTTATACCAGATCATGTTGATGATGACGCGCTTTTTTAAAAAGGAAGCGCCGCATTGGAAAGGCGTAGATACTAGCGACGAGCGAATTGCGCGAATCATTCAGTTGATCGAACAACGTTATGCAGAACCGTTGACCTTATCTGAGTTAGCAGAGTATGAAAATTTATCTTCTTCTTATTTATCTCGTTATTTCAAACAAATGACCGGTATGGGATTTTTGAATTATTTAAATCGGGTTCGGATAAAGCACAGTCTAGATGATTTATTGTATACATCAGATAATCTATTTCAAATAGCGATGAAAAATGGTTTCTCAACTGCTAAAAATTATACGGTTGTTTTTAAAACAGTTTATCAGCAAACTCCTGCTCAGTATCGAAAAGAACATCAACATGAACAATTAGAGCAGCATGAAGCACTGATCAATAAAGTTGAAGCCAAAACAGTACTTGATTCTCCAACTATTTTAGATCGTTTAGCTAGTTATCTAGATGTAGGGATCGATCAGAGCTACACTATTGATGAGGATCATCTTGAAGAACGTAGGATCACCTTGAATAGTAATGAAGGGCAAGAATTAAAACGCGAAAAACATATCGTATTTATTGGGGAATTAAAAGAATTATTGAATGAAAATGTAAAAAAACAGTTGGTTCTAGCTAAACAGCAATTGCGTGTGGATTTTGTAGGGATCCAAAAAATTTTTGAAGAAACAATACTGTCAACAGAATCTGAGTTAACAGAAGTATCAATTAGCTTGCCTATATATACCAATACTGATATTGTTTTGCAGTTTTTAAAGGAACAGGGAATCTATTTATTCTTGAAGTTAGACTATAAGCAAATTAGTCAAAATGAAGATTTTTATATTAAGAAAATCGATCAATTTATTCAGCATGCACTTCAAGTTTTTGGACGTGATTTTGTAGAAAAATGGCAAATCTTATTTTATAGTAAAGAAGGTAATTCAGTTACATCAACTGAATTGGAGCGGATCTACTTAAAAGTCTGGCAAGTAATCAAACACAAGTCAAAAAAAATGAAAGTTGGAACTTTTTTTCCGTTTGATGAGAAACAAGAACAGCTGCCGGAAAATCAGCAATGGCAAATTAAGCATGCCGATAAGATCGAATTTATCGGTTATGAAACAGATCAAAACGAAGTAATCAATTTTGATGATATAAATGTAGAAGAATTTGCTAAGAGTCATCGCTATATTAGAGATAAAACAAAAAAAGCCAAACTATTTATGAGTCAGCATCAGATGGATAGACCGATGTTCCTTGTTAACTGGAATATTTTAACCGGCAATACGCGTTATATAAACGGAACTTTCTTTAGAGGAGCCTTGATATTAAAAAAAATTCTGGAATTAGAAGGTGAAGTAGAAGGTATTGGATTTTGGATCAACAACGAAATTCATGAACGTATGCAAGATTGCTCAAATAACTTAGTGGATAGTTTGGATTTATTTCACTTTTTTAATGAAAAACACCCCACTTTTTATACCATGCGGTTTAAAGAACGGTTACGAGGAACTGTTGCAGCACGAGGAACTGACTATATTATGACTGAAAATGAAGATGGTTATCAGCTTATTATCTTTAATGAGCGGCAATTCAGCCCACGTTATTCAATCGATGAATTATTTGTAAAAAATAGAAGTAAAGAATTGCACATTTATTTAACAGGAATAAAACCAGGTAATTACCAAATTCGCACATTGAAATTTGATCGTGATAATGGAGGATTATATCCTAAATGGTGGAATCTAAACAGCAAATACGGTATTGACCACGAATTGATGGATCATATCGTTCAATCTATTAGCCCATCGCTAGATATCAAAGATGAATATTTAAATGAAGAGTGGTCCTTTTACGCGTTATTAAATACGAATGCAATTCATCTTATTGAATTTCGTAAAGCAATCGATTAA
- the yidD gene encoding membrane protein insertion efficiency factor YidD produces the protein MKKVLITGIKGYQKGISPLFQPSCRYYPTCSHYAIEAIEKHGAIKGTVMGTARILRCHPFIKGGYDPVPNKFTLRRNREIKTVKK, from the coding sequence ATGAAAAAAGTATTGATTACTGGTATTAAAGGCTATCAAAAGGGCATTTCACCTTTATTCCAACCAAGTTGCCGCTATTATCCAACCTGCTCGCATTATGCCATTGAAGCTATTGAGAAACACGGTGCAATTAAAGGCACTGTGATGGGAACAGCCCGTATTTTAAGGTGTCATCCTTTTATTAAGGGAGGATATGACCCTGTTCCAAACAAGTTCACTTTAAGAAGGAATCGAGAAATTAAAACAGTAAAAAAATGA
- the guaC gene encoding GMP reductase, with the protein MKVFDYEDVQLIPNKSIVKSRTECDTTIEFGGRRFNLPVVPANMQTVIDETLAIWLAENNFFYVMHRFDEEDRIPFIQRMNEKGLYSSISVGVKDTEYLFIETLAKEKLVPEYITIDIAHGHSDLVINMIHHIKKMLPETFLIAGNVGTPEAVRELENAGADATKVGIGPGKVCITKLKTGFGTGGWQLAALRICSKAARKPLIADGGVRDHGDIAKSIRFGASMVMMGSLFSGHDQSPGKMIEKDGKKYKEYFGSASEYQKGEHKNVEGKKILVEHKGDIAETLLEMKQDLQSSISYAGGKDVESLRKVDYVIVKNSIFNGDR; encoded by the coding sequence ATGAAAGTTTTTGACTATGAAGATGTCCAACTTATTCCCAATAAAAGTATCGTAAAAAGTAGAACTGAATGTGATACAACGATTGAATTTGGCGGAAGAAGATTCAATTTACCAGTCGTACCGGCTAATATGCAAACGGTTATTGATGAAACATTAGCTATTTGGTTGGCTGAAAATAATTTCTTCTATGTTATGCACCGTTTTGATGAAGAAGACAGAATTCCATTTATCCAACGAATGAATGAAAAAGGGTTATATTCTTCAATTAGTGTAGGTGTAAAAGATACAGAATATCTATTTATTGAAACATTAGCGAAAGAAAAGTTAGTACCAGAATACATCACGATCGATATTGCTCACGGACACTCAGATTTAGTGATCAATATGATCCACCATATCAAGAAAATGTTGCCGGAGACATTTTTGATTGCAGGTAATGTAGGGACTCCTGAAGCTGTCCGTGAATTAGAGAATGCTGGAGCAGATGCAACCAAAGTGGGTATTGGACCAGGAAAAGTATGTATTACAAAATTAAAAACAGGCTTTGGTACTGGAGGTTGGCAATTAGCTGCTCTACGTATATGTTCTAAAGCTGCAAGAAAACCATTGATTGCAGATGGTGGAGTACGCGATCATGGCGATATAGCTAAATCGATTCGTTTTGGAGCATCTATGGTTATGATGGGTTCTTTATTCTCAGGGCATGATCAATCTCCAGGAAAAATGATCGAAAAAGACGGAAAAAAATATAAAGAGTATTTTGGTAGTGCTTCAGAATACCAAAAAGGTGAACATAAGAATGTTGAAGGCAAAAAAATTCTTGTAGAACACAAAGGCGATATTGCTGAGACATTATTGGAAATGAAACAAGATCTGCAATCTTCTATTTCATATGCTGGTGGAAAAGATGTAGAATCTCTTCGTAAAGTAGATTATGTGATCGTTAAAAATTCAATTTTTAATGGAGATCGTTAA
- a CDS encoding IS3 family transposase: MSKLTFTPEQIQILKANPYVKNVSEKSITYSDEFKRYFVSESLGSKTAKQLFIEAGFDPEMIGKSRIRSFAGKWRKRYRDNGVLALKDTRQDCSGRPRKTPLTLEQQIEKLQAKILLLGQENDLLKKSEWSERRPENSEKISRIFSRIHEMKTKGSYTGTLIDACKALGVSRSGYYNYVKSLDSRNARDEEDQVWRTQIEEAYNYRGYEKGSRSIVMYFLNVLGITVNRKKVQRLMRKFNIFCPIRKANPYKRMAKATKEHSTVENKLKRQFDQGIAHKVLLTDITYLPGTGGFIGYLSTVKDGTTKEILAHYVSDSLKLDLSLTTVDLLMSAHSTTLHKDAFIHSDQGVHYTSPKFHKKLADNQLGQSMSRRGNCWDNAPQESFFGHLKDEIEYKDCGNLEELRAIVTDYMDYYNNERGQWNLKKLPPVHYREQLLLSVS, translated from the coding sequence ATGTCAAAATTAACATTTACACCAGAACAAATTCAAATTTTAAAAGCAAACCCATACGTTAAAAATGTATCGGAGAAAAGTATTACTTATTCCGATGAGTTTAAACGCTACTTTGTTTCAGAATCATTGGGTTCAAAAACGGCTAAGCAACTATTTATTGAAGCTGGATTTGATCCGGAAATGATTGGTAAAAGTAGGATAAGATCATTCGCTGGTAAATGGCGAAAAAGATACCGTGATAATGGTGTTTTGGCATTGAAAGATACACGACAAGATTGTTCAGGCAGACCTCGAAAAACACCATTAACACTTGAACAACAAATTGAAAAGTTACAGGCCAAAATCCTATTATTAGGACAAGAAAATGACTTGTTAAAAAAATCAGAATGGAGCGAAAGGAGGCCAGAAAACAGCGAAAAGATTAGCAGAATCTTTTCAAGGATCCATGAAATGAAAACCAAGGGTTCCTATACAGGAACCCTCATAGATGCCTGTAAAGCGTTGGGTGTTTCTCGTTCAGGTTACTACAATTATGTTAAAAGTTTAGACAGTAGAAATGCACGTGATGAGGAAGATCAAGTCTGGAGAACTCAAATTGAAGAAGCTTATAACTACCGTGGTTACGAGAAAGGTTCTCGAAGTATCGTAATGTACTTCCTAAACGTTCTGGGCATTACCGTCAATCGTAAAAAAGTACAGCGCCTGATGAGGAAATTTAATATCTTCTGTCCTATTCGTAAAGCAAACCCCTATAAAAGAATGGCAAAAGCCACCAAAGAACACAGCACTGTTGAGAACAAGTTGAAACGTCAGTTTGATCAAGGAATAGCCCATAAAGTTTTATTAACAGATATCACTTATTTACCTGGAACCGGCGGGTTTATAGGTTATTTATCAACTGTAAAAGATGGAACAACGAAAGAAATTCTAGCTCACTATGTGTCTGACAGTTTAAAACTTGATCTTTCATTAACAACGGTTGATTTATTAATGAGTGCCCATAGCACAACGCTACATAAAGATGCCTTTATCCATTCAGATCAGGGAGTCCATTACACCAGCCCTAAATTCCATAAGAAATTGGCTGATAATCAGTTAGGGCAATCCATGTCCAGAAGAGGGAACTGTTGGGATAACGCTCCACAAGAGTCGTTCTTTGGACATTTGAAAGATGAAATAGAGTATAAAGATTGTGGGAATTTGGAAGAACTTCGAGCAATTGTGACTGATTATATGGACTATTACAACAATGAACGTGGACAATGGAATCTGAAAAAACTGCCCCCTGTTCATTACAGGGAGCAGCTTTTATTGAGTGTTTCATGA